In one window of Paraflavitalea soli DNA:
- a CDS encoding RagB/SusD family nutrient uptake outer membrane protein, whose protein sequence is MTTKQITYSMLVAAGIFTAACDKAFLEAEPKGQFLEDKYYRNEQEAYNGLVAVYDVVGWQANGYVTKIGTMDAASDDHFAGGGGPNDVTQYQVISNYTLTPSVGPQADLWAKGFSGAFRANTLLQKLPKVPMDENNKKRFAAEAKFLRAYFYFDLVRFFKAIPLLTEPVSPEKMYDVPQVTSDVVYAQIEKDLKEAFTDLPASLTLSTQAGRATKAAAQALLGKVYLWQKKYPQAITEFAAVNGTPGGTGQYGNKLFSSFAGLFQLANEFNSESIFEISYTNTSAGGWGCVSCTEGNVLNIMTGPRGYNRKDPAAPDYVSGWSFLPVTEDLFNAMKDDPRLNATIANLKQLEDDGKVTYQKGYMNTGYFLEKTAGRESFKWTGAGNMELNFPKNMYDMRLADIYLLEAEALVMTNGDLTRAAALLNAVRDRAYGDNLHHVAATLQNIKLERRLELAGEGHRWLDLVRWGDAPAVLGPRGFKAGKHEYLPIPLLELENTKIEQLKEWGGTK, encoded by the coding sequence ATGACAACAAAACAAATAACATATAGTATGCTGGTGGCTGCTGGTATTTTCACAGCAGCCTGCGACAAAGCATTCCTGGAAGCAGAACCGAAAGGCCAATTCCTGGAAGATAAGTATTACCGCAATGAACAGGAAGCCTACAACGGCCTGGTGGCTGTATATGATGTGGTAGGCTGGCAGGCCAATGGTTATGTAACCAAGATCGGCACCATGGACGCTGCCTCAGATGATCATTTTGCCGGTGGCGGTGGTCCCAATGATGTAACACAGTACCAGGTAATATCCAACTATACCCTCACGCCTTCCGTTGGGCCGCAGGCCGATCTTTGGGCTAAAGGCTTTTCTGGTGCTTTCAGGGCCAATACGCTGCTTCAAAAACTGCCTAAAGTACCCATGGATGAGAATAACAAAAAGCGCTTTGCAGCAGAAGCCAAATTCCTGCGGGCTTATTTCTATTTCGACCTGGTACGTTTCTTTAAAGCTATTCCCCTGCTTACAGAACCCGTGTCGCCCGAGAAAATGTATGACGTACCACAGGTAACATCCGATGTGGTATACGCGCAGATCGAGAAGGACCTGAAGGAAGCGTTCACCGATCTGCCGGCCAGTCTTACTTTGTCTACCCAGGCTGGCCGTGCTACCAAAGCGGCTGCACAGGCTTTATTGGGTAAGGTATACCTGTGGCAGAAGAAATATCCCCAGGCTATTACAGAGTTTGCTGCTGTAAATGGCACTCCTGGTGGTACCGGCCAATATGGTAACAAGTTATTCTCTTCTTTTGCCGGTTTGTTTCAATTGGCCAATGAATTTAACAGTGAGTCTATCTTTGAGATTTCCTATACCAATACTTCTGCTGGTGGCTGGGGTTGTGTATCCTGCACAGAAGGCAATGTGCTGAACATTATGACAGGCCCCCGTGGGTATAACCGCAAGGACCCGGCTGCACCTGATTATGTTTCAGGTTGGAGTTTCCTGCCTGTTACGGAAGATCTGTTCAATGCCATGAAAGACGATCCCCGGTTGAATGCGACGATTGCCAACCTGAAACAATTGGAAGACGACGGGAAAGTTACTTACCAGAAAGGATACATGAATACAGGTTATTTCCTGGAAAAAACAGCCGGCCGCGAATCGTTTAAATGGACTGGTGCTGGTAATATGGAGTTAAACTTTCCCAAGAATATGTATGATATGCGTCTCGCTGATATTTACCTGCTGGAAGCAGAAGCGCTGGTAATGACCAATGGAGATCTTACCCGGGCAGCTGCGTTGTTGAATGCTGTACGTGACCGTGCATACGGTGATAACCTGCACCATGTAGCCGCCACACTGCAAAACATCAAGCTGGAAAGAAGGCTTGAACTGGCCGGTGAAGGTCATCGCTGGCTCGATCTGGTACGCTGGGGTGATGCACCTGCTGTATTGGGGCCAAGAGGATTTAAGGCTGGCAAACACGAATACCTGCCGATCCCATTATTAGAACTGGAAAACACCAAGATAGAACAACTGAAAGAGTGGGGAGGAACCAAGTAA